The stretch of DNA TTTCGCGATCGCCTTGGAGACCTCACGCACAGCCGACGGATCCCACCGATTGATGTCGGCCAAGGTGATGGTCATTAGAGCTGGTCGTTGAGCTTTTCCGCGCCGTCGGTATCGGTGGCCTGATAGCTCGTGGCGGCAGTGCGGAAGGCTTCGCGGTGGGCGGCAATCTCGCTGGTCAGTTTGGCCGTCGCCTCCTGCCATTCAACAAATTTCGCCTGCAGCGCGACTGAGGAGGCTCCCACCCAACCGGCCTGCGCCTCTTCAATAGAGCCGTTCGCAGCCGTGTGCGCAGTCAGTAACTCGGCATGGTGCATGTCCATGTGATCCGAAGACATGTGCAGATCGACCGGATCAACCTTGACGTGGTCGGCCATCGCGCACCCCTGTAAACACGAGCTCAGCAAACATCAGCCTGCTCAGAATACCGGCGTGGCGATTGGGTCTGGTGCAGCGATGTCGCTGGGCAATCTTCGCCGTCGCGCGGACGGGTGCACTACCAGCACAAATACCCCAGCAACACGCGCGTAGCGACTAGGTGGGATCGACGATGGGCACCTCCGGGTGGAGCGTGATCCCGCGAACTACAGTTCGCCGAGCACCGTCAGTGGCGATCGTTGCGCGATGCGGACGGTGGCGGCCGACACCGCGCCGACCGCGACGATGGTGGCGATGACAGTCGCGCCGAGGTAGGTCCATGGTGCCGACAGCACTGTCGGCGGCGGGTCGAAGACGCCCGTGAGCACACTGACCAGCATCCGCGACAGGGCCCAGCCGAGGGTGACCCCAGCGGTGAGACCGCATGCGACGAGGGCGGTGGTTTCGGCCAGTACGAACGACCGCAGTTGGCGTCGGCTGGCTCCCAGCGCGTTGGCGATGACGAAGCTGCGCCGCCGATCGGTGAGTCCCAGCCCGAGGACCAGGGCTCCGGACGCGGCGGCCAGGAACAAGCCGAAGCCAAGCTCGATGCGGGTGAGTCCGGCGAGGTTGACCGAGGTCAGGCTGGATCCGACACTGCCGCGGGTGGTGGCGATATCGGTGACGGTCGCCGAAGTGCCGGCAGCTATCTTGATCCGGTCGGCGACGGCGGTGGTGTCACGTCCGCCAGTATCGACGAGGAAGGCCCCGACGGCGTCGCTGCCGGTTTGTTGGGCCACGTAGCTGGCGTTGGCGACGAAGAAGCTGTCCTTGGGGGCGGTGGGGAATTCGGTGACGATCCCGATGTAGTGGAATCCGATGGTGGTGAGTTGGTGGGTGCGGGCGTCCTGCAGCCGCAGGTTGATGGTGTCACCGGGAGCCAGCTGGAAGTCTTTGACCGTTTCGGCGCTGACCAGCAGGGAATCGGGCTGCGCGGCCAGCTGGTGCATCAACTGCCCGACGGTGCCGCCGTGAAAGTAGTTGTCCTGCAACGCGGTGACGCTGGTGATGCTGGCCGGGTTGACACCGTAGAGGTCCTGCAGGTCGGCTCCGATGTAGGCGAAGCGGTGCTGGAGCGGTTCCACCGCCCGGACTCCCGGTATTGCGGCCAGTTGTCTCGCCGCGTCTGCAGGCGCGGCCGCGCCCGGTGGTTCGGTGACGGTGACGTCAGCACCGTTGGTGAGTTGCGCGTCGACTTCGGCCTGAGCCTGATAGGTGGCATTGAACGTCGCGGTGGACACGGCGAACGCGACCGCCAGGCTCAAGAGCACGATCGCCCGCGCGAGCGGCGCGCGCTGCCGAGATAGCGAGTGGGCGACGACGCGCGACAAGGACCCGGTCAATGGCCGCAGCGCGCGGGCGACGACGGGCCAACCGCGGCCAAGAAGCAGATCGGCCAGTCGCCACACCAGCAGGGTGGCGCCGATCCACAACAGGGCCGGGGCGACGAAAGCCCAGTAGGACACCGAGATCGAGGGCACGCCTTCGGGGGCGAGCACGATCTGGTAGCCGGTGCGCGCGACCTGCCAGAACAGCAGGCCAGATACCGCCAGCGCCACGATGTCTAGACCGAGTCGTGTCGCCCGGGGGGCCATGGTTCTGCGCACATCGGCGCGGGCAGTAAGGACGGTGACGGCGTGCAGATCGCGCCAGGCGGGGGCCAGAACCGTCACTGCCGCGATGGCAAGCCCCGCGGCGGCCGACGCGCCGGCCCACCCGATCGCGGCGGACGTGTCAGCACCAAAGCTGGCCGATCCGAACGTGGCCAGGCCGACCAGTGCGGCGGCAGCAAGGCCCACCGCGCTGCCGATCATGCCGACAACGACGGCTTCTGCCGCGGCCAGGCGAATCAGGTGGGCCCGCGTCGCGCCGCGGGCGCGCAGCAGGGCCTGGTCGTGTCGTCGACGATCTGCGCCCGCGGTGACAACGGTCGCGGTCAACAGTGCCGCGAGGATGGCGGCGGGCAGGCCAAGGAACAGAAACAGCACCCTTGCGTATGCGGCGTCGCCGCGTGCGGCACTGAGCGCGGCGCCAAGGTTGTCACCGACAAGAGCGCCGCCGGAGCTGCGGGCCTCGAGGTTGTGCGCCGCGGCAACGACCTGCGTGTAGGCCAACGAGGGGTCGGACGGCAGCGTGTGGTCGAGGGTGGTGTGGATCTGAGTGCTGATCAGGTCGGGCCGCAGCGCCGCCAGCGAATCGAACACGGTGTGCCACTGAGTGTTTCCGAGGATCAGCACGTTGTCCGGCGGTGCGACGGGTTGGGCGCCGACGGGTGCACCGACCTTCTGGAACAGCGAATCCGCCTGGGGCAGGTCTACGACGCCGTCAACCTTGACGTCGACCGGCGCGAGGCCTGCCCGCCCGATGCGGATGGTGTCGCCGG from Mycobacterium sp. JS623 encodes:
- a CDS encoding WXG100 family type VII secretion target, whose amino-acid sequence is MADHVKVDPVDLHMSSDHMDMHHAELLTAHTAANGSIEEAQAGWVGASSVALQAKFVEWQEATAKLTSEIAAHREAFRTAATSYQATDTDGAEKLNDQL
- a CDS encoding ABC transporter permease gives rise to the protein MIATWTLGLLRRRRGRLAATAAGIAAAVALLACLGSFLAAAQGSMTARAIRSVTVDWQVEIQPDTQPSTVLDTMRSAPEFQASLPVGYAHSTGFVAQTGGSTQTTGPGMVLGIPPNYRAQFPGAIRALVGAESGVLVAQQTAANLHVAPGDTIRIGRAGLAPVDVKVDGVVDLPQADSLFQKVGAPVGAQPVAPPDNVLILGNTQWHTVFDSLAALRPDLISTQIHTTLDHTLPSDPSLAYTQVVAAAHNLEARSSGGALVGDNLGAALSAARGDAAYARVLFLFLGLPAAILAALLTATVVTAGADRRRHDQALLRARGATRAHLIRLAAAEAVVVGMIGSAVGLAAAALVGLATFGSASFGADTSAAIGWAGASAAAGLAIAAVTVLAPAWRDLHAVTVLTARADVRRTMAPRATRLGLDIVALAVSGLLFWQVARTGYQIVLAPEGVPSISVSYWAFVAPALLWIGATLLVWRLADLLLGRGWPVVARALRPLTGSLSRVVAHSLSRQRAPLARAIVLLSLAVAFAVSTATFNATYQAQAEVDAQLTNGADVTVTEPPGAAAPADAARQLAAIPGVRAVEPLQHRFAYIGADLQDLYGVNPASITSVTALQDNYFHGGTVGQLMHQLAAQPDSLLVSAETVKDFQLAPGDTINLRLQDARTHQLTTIGFHYIGIVTEFPTAPKDSFFVANASYVAQQTGSDAVGAFLVDTGGRDTTAVADRIKIAAGTSATVTDIATTRGSVGSSLTSVNLAGLTRIELGFGLFLAAASGALVLGLGLTDRRRSFVIANALGASRRQLRSFVLAETTALVACGLTAGVTLGWALSRMLVSVLTGVFDPPPTVLSAPWTYLGATVIATIVAVGAVSAATVRIAQRSPLTVLGEL